The Variovorax sp. S12S4 genome includes the window GGGCGCCGAGGGCATTGCAAGTCGACGCGGACGGTACACGGCAGCTTGCCACCGTCGACGCCGCGGCCGACCCAGCTGCTGCGCGTGCGCACGCGGCGGCCCTGCTCATCGAGGCCGACAAGCTCACCGAAAGCCAGGACGCACCCGACCAGGCGCGCGCCAAGCTGCAAAAGGCCATCGCCTATGCGGCCCTCGGCAAAGTGCAGACCGCAGAAGACCCTGACCTCACCGCCATCGAGCCCGCTGCTCTGCAGGTAGCGCTCGCGCGGTTGCAGCGCGCGCTGGAACTCGACAGTAATGCCGGCGTGAAAAAGGACATCGAGCGCATCGAACGTGCGATTGCCAAGGCCGACAAAGCGGTCGACACCGAACCGCCTGCCGAGCCGCCGGCAGCAGCCACCCAACAACCCGCTACGAAGACAGCCCGTTCCACCGCCGCAGGCAAGGCCAGCGCCAAGCCACGCAGGACGGCGGCCCGCAAGTAGCGCAACCGAGCACCCCACGTGCAGGGCGGCCCGTGGCGCAACGTGAAAGGCTGACGCCTCACCACTCGCGCCACGGCCACCGCCCACCTACACACACACCGAGCCACCATGTCCCTCATCGCCGCCGCCCCGCCGCTCGTGCGCACCACGCCCCCCAGCGACCCTGCGCCGCTGGGCACGGTATCGGCGGGCGATTGGTGGCCCACGGTCGACCTCGCCGCCCTTCGCGACGCCATGCGCCTCGACGGCACCATCACGCCGCAACGCCTGTTGCCTGCTGTGCAGGAGGCTGTCGCCACCACTGTCGGCCTGCTCGCTACCTGGGCGCAAAGCCGCCAGGACGAAGGGCGCGCCAGCTTGGCCGCGGTGCCCGCGTTGCAGGTCGATGGTGAGTCCGTCAACGTCCAGCGCTACCGCCGCGCCGTGTACTGCCACGCCAAGGCCAACCTCATCGAGCGCTACAGCGACTACGACACCACCGGCCGCGCACGAAAAGACGATCAGGAAGAGTCGCGCGAGACCCAGGCCGAGCAGTACCGCCGAGATGCCACATGGGCCGTGCGCGACATCCTCGGCCACACGCGCCTCACCGTTGAGCTGATCTAGCCATGCCACGCACCGTCATCGCCCAGCAGAACGACACGGTAGATCTGCTCTGCCTACGCCACCTGGGCGCGACGGCCGGCGTCACCGAGGCCGCCTATCGGATGAATCCCGGTCTTGCCGACCTCGGCCCGATCCTGCCGCTCGGCCGCGCGGTCATCCTGCCCGACCTCCCCACCAACACCGCGCGCATCGAAACGGTGCAGCTCTGGGATTGACTCACCCATGCCAGAAGCCACCACCGCCCTCGCCATCGCCGACGCCGCGGGCTCCAAGTTCGGCCCTATCGGCTACGTCGTTGTCCTGCTCATCCTGGGCCTGGGCACCGGCATCTACTGGCTTCTCGCCCGCAATCAGCAACGCCTATCCGGCGCCGATGCCGACGGCCAGATCGAAGCCTTGTCTGTCTACAAGGAAATGCTCAAGACCGAACGCGAAGCGCGGATTGCCGCAGAAACGCGGGCCGATCAATTCGCACGAGAACTACGGGATGCCGTGCAGACGCTCGGAAAACTCGAAGGGCAGCTGCAGGCCATGACAGCCGAACTAGGACGCGTGCGGCACGAGCTTGAACTCATGAAGGGGCAGATCAATGGCAACCATCACGGATAGCCAGCTCGCCAGCCTCGAAAAAGAGGCCCGCCGCGCGCGCTGGATCGACCGGAACAAGCACGTTCTGATGCTCGTCGTCGTCGCATGCTTCGGCCTGGCTGGCGCAGTTGCAGGGATGGGCGTCGGACACTGGCTCGGCGTGCAGCAGGAACGCGCCGAGCGCGTGACCGAGATCCAGCGCCTGCAGGGGCTGCTCGACAAAGCGATTGGCCGTCTCGGCCCGATTGCGAACCAAGTGGAAGAGGCGGTCGAGACCGCGCAGCAGGCCGCGAACACCGCGAGCCAGGCCGCGGGCAAGGTCGACGACGCCGCCGTGCGTGCCGGTAGGGCCGCGGACAAAGCCTCTACCGCCGCAGCGAAGGCAGGCGCAGCAGCCAGCACCGCGCACCAGGCGGCACGCCCAGCGCCGGCGCCGGCACCGGCCACTCTCGCCACCCGCGAGGTTCTGGAAACCAACCGCCGATTGAAGGAGAACCGGAAATGAAGCGCCTCGCCGTGGCCGCCCTGCTGGCCTTTCAGCTTGCAGGCTGTGCCACTCACTCGCCGCGTTGTCCCCTGCTGCCCGAACCACCGGCACGGCCGACCGCCCAGCAACTCGACGCATACACCGCGCAGCTCGTGCGCCTCTACGGCCAGTGCGCTGGCGGCACCCCATGACCATCACACTCGCTCAACTGATCGCCACCGGCATCACGCCGGCCGTCGCGCGCGCCTTCTTGCCGTACATGGCCACCGCCTTCGAGCGCTTCGACATCAGCACCCCGCGCCGCATGGCGGCTTTCATCGGCGAGTGCGGCCACGAGTCCAGCGCCTTCACTCGGCTCGAAGAAAACCTCTACTACACCGACCCCACCCGAATCGCGAAGATGTTTAGCGCCCTGCGCCAGGTTGAGCGCGCACGCGCCTACGTCCGCCAACCCAAGGCGTTGGCCAACCTCGTCTATGCCAACCGCAACGGCAACGGCAATGCGGATTCCGGCGACGGGTGGACCTACCGCGGCCGCGGCCTCATTCAGATCACCGGTCGCGGCAACTACCGCAGCGCCGCGGCGGGCACGGGCCTGCCATGCGAAGACCAGCCCGATATCGTGGCCGAGCACGCCGGCGCCACGCTCACCGCTGCGTGGTACTGGCATGCCAACGGCCTCAACGACCTGGCTGACCGCTGGAACCTCGACGCCATCACCCGCGGCATCAACGGCTCCGCCATGGCGGGGCATGCGGATCGCGTCGAGCGTTGCAACCGCGCCCTTGAAGCGCTGCTCTCCATGCCTTCGATCCCATGAACACGCTCACCATGGCCGCAGTGGCCGTCCTCATCGCCGCCGCTGCGGGCGCGGTTGGCTACGGCACAGGGCACAGCGCCGGTGCCGCCGGCGTCCAGCAGAAATGGGACAACGCAACCACCCAGCAGGCCCAGGCCGAGACGGCCCAGGTCACCACCAGCCGCACCGAGGAAACCGCCCATGCCAATCAGATCACCAATGCCGTCGACAACTACCAAACCTCGCGTGCGCCTGCCGTTGCTGATGCTGCTGAGCGCATCGCTCGTGCTGAGCGCTTGCAGCGCACCGCCGAAGGCCGCGCCCTTCAATACCGCGCTATGTCCAAGGCCGGCGAAGCTGAGCGTGATCGTCTCGCAAGCCATGCGGCCCGACTCGATGCCAGCCTTGCGGATGGCAGACGAGTGGTTGAACAGCTCCGCTCAACTGTTGTCGAGCGAGACCAGCAGCTCCAGCTACTCGCCGATGTCATCCGAGCCGACCGAGCGCTTGCCGACGGCGACGCCAAGACCGAGCCCTGAGCGATGAAGAAGCCGCAGCTGCTGCGCGACTACATCACCCGCGCCTGCCCAGACCTCGCCACCAACCCGGAAAGACTCACGGTCTTTATCGAGCGTGGCCAGATCGTCCACACCGGGACGCCGGCGCTGTCCTTCGAATACCGATACACGCTCAACATCGTGATCACCGATTGGACCGGCAGCACCGACGTGCTCGTGGTCCCCGTCGTCGCGTGGCTCAAGCGCTTTCAGCCCGACATCTTCGACAACCCTGCGCGGCGGGAAAGGGCGTTCCGATTCGAGTCCGAAATCATCGACCACAAGACCGCCGACATCGGTATCGAGATCGACCTGACCGAAACGGTCGCGGTGAAGGGCGAGACCGTCGGCGGCGTCAACAGGCTGACCACGCGCCATATCGGCGAGCCGCTGCTGGCCGTGCCAGGCGAGTCGGAGACCATCGCCGATCTCGCCGCTGAATGGCGCATCGAAACCATGGACGATTGAGCATGTCCGACGACCTCAACCGCTTGGCCACATGGGCGGCCCCGTTGCTCGCTGGGCTCGGGCCGGCTCGGCGCCGCGCTGCGATGGTGCAGGTCTCCACCTACCTGCGCCGCAGCCAGGCCGAGCGCATCGCCGCCCAGCGCAACCCGGACGGCACGCCCTACGAAGCGCGCAAGCCGCGGTTGCGCAACAAGAAGGGCGCCATCCGCCGCACCATGTTCGAAAAGCTGCGACAAGCCAAGCGCCTGCGCAAGACGGCCACCGCCGACAGCGCCACTGTCAGCATCGGCGGCCGCAGCGCACGCATCGCGCGCGTGCACCAGTACGGCCTGCGCGATAAAGTCGACTGGCGCCGGCCCGAAACCATCAGCGTCAAATACGCGCGCCGAGAACTGCTGGGCTTCACAGCGGCCGACGAAGACGCCATCATCGACCTCGTGCTGCACCACATCACCGCCGGCGGTTGACGCCAAGCCACACAAGCCGAAGGCGCAACAGTCCCCGCCACCCGCACCCACGCCGCCGCTCGCGCACACGCGGACCCTTCGGCACAGTGGCTGCATGCCCGGTCCCGTCGATCCCGTTCAACAATTTGCCGATCTGAAACGCCAGATCGAGAACGTCGTGCGCGTCGGCACCATCTCGGCCGTCGACCACGGCGCCACGCCTCCAATGGTGCGCGTCAAGCTGTCCGAAACGGCCACCTCCGACTGGCGCCCCTACATCGAGCAGCGCGCCGGCGACACCGGCACGTGGAACCCGCCCACCGTCGGCGAATGCGTCCTGCTCTTCTCGCCCGGCGGCCTCACCGAAGGCGGCTTCGTGCTGACCGGCGTGCCGACTGCGAACCGCCCGGCGCCGAGCGCGGACCCGAACAAGACCGTGACGAAATACCCCGACGGCGCCGTCATCGAATACGACCACGTCGCGCACGCGCTCAAGATCACGCTGCCCGGCAACGGCACTGCGGATATCACGGTCCCCGACGCAATCACCGTGAAGTGCAAGACGGCCGACGTGACCGCTGACGACAGCGCCACCGTGCACTCGCAGCAAGTCACCGTCGAAGCGCAACAGATCACGCTGGACGCACCGCAAACCACCGCCACCGGGATGCTCACGGTGCAGGGCCTGCTCACCTGGCAGCAGGGAATGGTTGGCTACGGCGTCGGCCCCGGTGGCAAGGGTGCGCAGATCAACTGCGACATGGATTTCATCAACGGCCATGGCATCGCCACGGACGGGGGCGACATCGTTGCAGGCGCGATCAGCCTGCAGAACCACCGGACATCCGAAGTCGTCAAGGGCGGCGATATCAGCGGGGGCCTGTCCCATGACCGGCATTTCCAGAACCACCGGGCGAATGCTCACGCGTCGTGAACACATTCGCCAATCAATCGACGACATCCTCACCACGCCCATCGGCTCGCGCCTGATGCGTCGCAACTACGGCAGCTTTCTGCCGCAGCTGGTCGACCATCCGGCCACCGGGGCCAATCGGCTGCGCCTGATCGCAGCGACCGCGCAGGCCATCATGAAATGGGAGCCGCGCACCCGCGTGAGCCGCATCGCGATTCGTTTCAACGCGCAAGGCCGGTGCGAGATCTCCATCGCGCGCCGCGACACCCACAGCACCGAATCGGTCACATCCAGCGTCATCGTGGGAGCACAGGCATGACGATGGACATGACGCTGTTGCCGCCGCCGGCAGTCATTGAACTGCTCGACTTCGAGGTCATCCTCCAGCAGCACAAGACCCAGTTTCAGGAGCTTTGCGCAGAGGCCGGCGTCGACTACCCGCTGCTGCTCGAATCCGATCCGGTCAGCAAGCTGTTGGAACTCGGCGCCTACCGCGAAATGCTGATGCGCCAACGCATCAACGACGCCGCGAAGGCCTGCATGCTGGCCTATGCCGTCGACACGGACCTCGACAACCTGGCCGCGAACTTCAAAGTGAAGCGTCTGCTGGTCACGCCGGCCGACCCGACCGCCATCCCGCCGGTGGCCGCCGTCTACGAAAAAGATGACCGCCTGCGCGAGCGCGCACAGCTTGCGATGGAAGGCATCACGACTGCTGGCCCGAAAGAGAGCTACCGGTATCACACCCTCACCGCCAGCGCCCAAGTGGCTGACGTTGGCGTCGACAGTCCCGCGCCCGGCACCGTCCGCGTCACGATCCTGTCTGAAGCGGCGAATGGTGTGCCCGATGAGCCCTTGCTGGCGACGGTACGCAACGCGCTCAGCGCCGAGGAAATCCGACCGCTTTGCGACACGGTCATTGTTCAGGCTGTCGAAATCATCGAATCGCCCATCGTTGCCACGATGTACCGCCAACCGGGCGCCGCCGGCGAAGTCGCCGCAGCGCAGGCTCGCAAGGAACTTGACACTTGGCTGCTAAAGGTGCGGCGCCTCGGCGCCGGCCTGCCCCGCTCGGGCATCGACGCGGCGCTGCACCAGCCAGGCATGGATCGCATCGACATCGACGTGCCGCCCGCCGACATCCTGTGCACGAAAACCCAATGGGTCCGCGTCACGGGCATCACCCTGACCGAGGTTGTCGTCGATGAATAACCTCACCCCATCGCAGCGCCTGCTACCGCCTAATCGCACACCACTCGAGGCGGTACTTGCCGGCGTCACGGATCTGGAACTGTCCACCGATGGCCTGCGCCATTTGTGGAGCGCGGCGCACTGCCTTGCCGAGGCGTTGCCCTGGCTGTCGTGGACCATGTCGGTCGAAGCCTGGCATGAAGCCAAGTCCGACGACGCGCGGCGGGCGTTGATCCTCAACAGCATCGAGATTCACCGTCGCAAGGGCACCCCTGGGCGATTCGCTTGCTCATTCGTTCGCTCGGCTTCGGCGAGGTCGACATCATCGAGCGCGTCGGCGGCAGGACGCACAACGGCACGATCTACCGCGACGGCGTCTATCCGCACGCCACGCTGGAAACCACTTGGGCGACCTACATGGTTGCCTTCCAACGCCCGATCACCAACGTGCAGGCCGAGCGCCTGCGCAAGTTACTGCCGTCCGTCGCACCCGCACGCTGCCATCTGGTCGCATTGCGGTACGCGACGGTTGCCAACAGCCACAACGGCGCCACGCGACGCGATGGCGCCTTCAACCACGGAAGCGCCTGACATGGCAAACCTCAACGAAACCGACCAATGGGAAGCTGGCATCTACCAGCTGGAGGAAGATGACCCCGTCCTCGGCGGCCCCACGGGCATCGACAACCTGGCCCCGCGACAGCTCGCGAACCGCGCCCGCTATCAGCGCCTGCGCAACGTCACGCCATGGGACGCCACGCTCACCTATCCGGCGAACGTCGCCTATGTGAGCTATGGGGGCACCACGTGGAAAAGCGTTGGAGAAAGCATCAACGTGGTGCCCGGCGAGGACGCTGCGAAGTGGGTGCGCTGGGGGTTCACCGCGGCGGAACTCGATGATGCCCTGGGCGACTCGGTTGCTGCTCATGAGGCAAAGGCAAATCCACATCCACAGTACGCCACCGATGCAGATCTCGCGGCACACGTCGCCGCCGCGAACCCCCATCCAGGCTACGCCACCGATGCCGACCTTGCGGCGCACGTGGCCGCGACCGATCCGCATCCACAGTACGCGTCGGATACCGACCTGGCGAATCACGCGGCCGCAGCAAACCCTCATCCGCAGTACGCCACGGACGCCGATCTCGCGGCGCACGTCAACGCAGGCGACCCGCATCCGCAGTACGCGTCGGATACCGACTTGGCCAATCACGCCGCCGCGGCGAACCCTCATCCGGTGTACGCGCGCTTGGCCCAACTGAACCCGCCGA containing:
- a CDS encoding GPW/gp25 family protein, which translates into the protein MLTRREHIRQSIDDILTTPIGSRLMRRNYGSFLPQLVDHPATGANRLRLIAATAQAIMKWEPRTRVSRIAIRFNAQGRCEISIARRDTHSTESVTSSVIVGAQA
- a CDS encoding glycoside hydrolase family 19 protein; the encoded protein is MTITLAQLIATGITPAVARAFLPYMATAFERFDISTPRRMAAFIGECGHESSAFTRLEENLYYTDPTRIAKMFSALRQVERARAYVRQPKALANLVYANRNGNGNADSGDGWTYRGRGLIQITGRGNYRSAAAGTGLPCEDQPDIVAEHAGATLTAAWYWHANGLNDLADRWNLDAITRGINGSAMAGHADRVERCNRALEALLSMPSIP
- a CDS encoding DUF2514 family protein, with protein sequence MNTLTMAAVAVLIAAAAGAVGYGTGHSAGAAGVQQKWDNATTQQAQAETAQVTTSRTEETAHANQITNAVDNYQTSRAPAVADAAERIARAERLQRTAEGRALQYRAMSKAGEAERDRLASHAARLDASLADGRRVVEQLRSTVVERDQQLQLLADVIRADRALADGDAKTEP
- a CDS encoding phage virion morphogenesis protein translates to MSDDLNRLATWAAPLLAGLGPARRRAAMVQVSTYLRRSQAERIAAQRNPDGTPYEARKPRLRNKKGAIRRTMFEKLRQAKRLRKTATADSATVSIGGRSARIARVHQYGLRDKVDWRRPETISVKYARRELLGFTAADEDAIIDLVLHHITAGG
- a CDS encoding baseplate assembly protein, encoding MTMDMTLLPPPAVIELLDFEVILQQHKTQFQELCAEAGVDYPLLLESDPVSKLLELGAYREMLMRQRINDAAKACMLAYAVDTDLDNLAANFKVKRLLVTPADPTAIPPVAAVYEKDDRLRERAQLAMEGITTAGPKESYRYHTLTASAQVADVGVDSPAPGTVRVTILSEAANGVPDEPLLATVRNALSAEEIRPLCDTVIVQAVEIIESPIVATMYRQPGAAGEVAAAQARKELDTWLLKVRRLGAGLPRSGIDAALHQPGMDRIDIDVPPADILCTKTQWVRVTGITLTEVVVDE
- the gpM gene encoding phage terminase small subunit, giving the protein MRPLSPAQRHRARILQEQSQQASPYGTELTGDAYGLMRVKLSQDKSRIGQVQSHERRAELKAKLLPEYFDWIETAITKGTGAQDQVLTTIMVWAFDAGVYELGLQIAEYVIRHRMPMADDYKRSPAAIVIDELSNAYLKGQWAPRALQVDADGTRQLATVDAAADPAAARAHAAALLIEADKLTESQDAPDQARAKLQKAIAYAALGKVQTAEDPDLTAIEPAALQVALARLQRALELDSNAGVKKDIERIERAIAKADKAVDTEPPAEPPAAATQQPATKTARSTAAGKASAKPRRTAARK
- a CDS encoding phage tail protein; its protein translation is MKKPQLLRDYITRACPDLATNPERLTVFIERGQIVHTGTPALSFEYRYTLNIVITDWTGSTDVLVVPVVAWLKRFQPDIFDNPARRERAFRFESEIIDHKTADIGIEIDLTETVAVKGETVGGVNRLTTRHIGEPLLAVPGESETIADLAAEWRIETMDD
- a CDS encoding head completion/stabilization protein; the encoded protein is MSLIAAAPPLVRTTPPSDPAPLGTVSAGDWWPTVDLAALRDAMRLDGTITPQRLLPAVQEAVATTVGLLATWAQSRQDEGRASLAAVPALQVDGESVNVQRYRRAVYCHAKANLIERYSDYDTTGRARKDDQEESRETQAEQYRRDATWAVRDILGHTRLTVELI
- a CDS encoding phage baseplate assembly protein V, whose protein sequence is MPGPVDPVQQFADLKRQIENVVRVGTISAVDHGATPPMVRVKLSETATSDWRPYIEQRAGDTGTWNPPTVGECVLLFSPGGLTEGGFVLTGVPTANRPAPSADPNKTVTKYPDGAVIEYDHVAHALKITLPGNGTADITVPDAITVKCKTADVTADDSATVHSQQVTVEAQQITLDAPQTTATGMLTVQGLLTWQQGMVGYGVGPGGKGAQINCDMDFINGHGIATDGGDIVAGAISLQNHRTSEVVKGGDISGGLSHDRHFQNHRANAHAS
- a CDS encoding tail protein X, with translation MPRTVIAQQNDTVDLLCLRHLGATAGVTEAAYRMNPGLADLGPILPLGRAVILPDLPTNTARIETVQLWD